Within Eggerthella timonensis, the genomic segment CAAGTCGACCTTCGTGAAGCTCATCACGCGGGAGGTGCTTCCCCTGCATCGGGACGAGCCGCCCGTGCGCTTCCGCGGCCGCGACCGCGCGACGCTGGCCGAAGTGAAGCAGAGCTTGGGCGTCGTGTCGTCGTCGATGCAGGATCAGATAGCCGTGCATCTGCCGTCCGTGGACGTGGTGGCCGGCGGCCTGTTCGGGACGCTCGGCGTTCCGGTGCGGGCCGACGATGCCGCAGTGGACGACGCCCGTGTGCGGGCGCTCGGGGCGATGGAACTGCTCGGCGTGGACGACCTGGCATCGCGCGATATCATGACGTTGTCCACCGGCCAGGCGCGCCGCGTGCTCATCGCCCGCGCGCTCGTGCACGATCCAGATGCGCTCGTCTTCGACGAACCCTGCACGGGACTCGACCCCGAGGGCATGTACTACGTGCGTTCCAGCATGCGCACGCTCGCGCAGGCGGGCAAGAGCATCGTGCTGGTCACCCATTACCCCGAGGACATCATCCCAGAAATCAAGCGCGTGGTCCTGCTCAAAGACGGTTTGGTCCACGCCGACGCAACGAAGGAATCCCTGATGAACGACCAGGTGATGAGCGATCTTTTCGACGTGCCCCTCCGTGTTCAGCGCATGTCCGCGCCTGCTCCCGTACGCTGCGGCGAGGGAAAATTCGATGATGCTCGTGAAGAGGAATATTTCTCGCTTGTGAGTGCCTATTAGCTGTTGTATACTACGTAGCTGCTGCATGACCGCGCAACGCGCGAGCATGCGCACCACCGAAGCGGAGAGATGACCGAGCTGGCCGAAGGTGCACGATTGGAAATCGTGTGTGCTCCAAAAGAGTACCTAGGGTTCGAATCCCTATCTCTCCGCCAGATTATTCCCGCGCCCTCGAGGCGCGTTTCATACGGGGCCCGGCCCCGCACCCCGCGGAGGGGTGGCAGAGTGGTTGAATGCGGCGGTCTCGAAAACCGTTTCACCGGCAACCCCGGTGACGAGGGTTCGAATCCCTCCTCCTCCGCCAGATAAAAAGAAACCCTCCTGACTTTGTCAGGAGGGTTTTTCTTTGGAAGACCGTTCGTTTTCAAAGCGCTTCACGTGAAGGTATATGCTCGTCATCCTTCCTACGATCATGTTTTTCCAGGTGAGGTTCAAATTAAGCGGTAGGCCGCACTCCCTGTGCTACCATCGGCTATCTCAAAACGCACACGAGGTTCTCTATGCAGAAGGTGCGCGGGCGAAAACTCAACGTACGGAAAGCTCTGTTCTGTTTGTTGATACGTTTGCAGGTATGCAACGGGAAGGGACGTATATGGCGGTTGATCGCGCTTATGTTGGAAGGGGCTCGAGAGACGGCTGGCCTTCGGATCGCTCTATGGTGGCTCGTTCCCGTAAGGTGCTGGTCGACCATTACGTGCGCCGCGACATAGATTCCATGATGCTGCCGATGGCTGAAGATATGACGTGGATCGGCCCACTGTCGTGTCAGC encodes:
- a CDS encoding ABC transporter ATP-binding protein, with the translated sequence MDTRTPPFFELHNAVVQRAGAPILSIESFELAEGEHLALLGPNGSGKSTFVKLITREVLPLHRDEPPVRFRGRDRATLAEVKQSLGVVSSSMQDQIAVHLPSVDVVAGGLFGTLGVPVRADDAAVDDARVRALGAMELLGVDDLASRDIMTLSTGQARRVLIARALVHDPDALVFDEPCTGLDPEGMYYVRSSMRTLAQAGKSIVLVTHYPEDIIPEIKRVVLLKDGLVHADATKESLMNDQVMSDLFDVPLRVQRMSAPAPVRCGEGKFDDAREEEYFSLVSAY